From one Lysinibacillus sp. G4S2 genomic stretch:
- the miaA gene encoding tRNA (adenosine(37)-N6)-dimethylallyltransferase MiaA: MIQDKIQQAEVVAIVGPTASGKTALSIELAKKYNGEIINGDSMQIYKGLDIGTAKITEEEMEGVPHHLISFKEPTEPFSVADYQKLVRAKIAEIQASGKLPIIVGGSGLYVQAVLYDFQFTEEQVDEVARKAYYEELEKLGPEAMHAKLKKLDPQTAETIHPNNTRRVIRALEMIELSGVSKAAEAQNRGEVPLYNHVILGLGQNMSREELYDRINRRVDLMMEKGLLEEVKGLWQQNIRGVQSIQAIGYKELYDYLDGKCSLEEAIDSLKQNSRRYAKRQLTYFRNKMDIYFLKNDEQL; the protein is encoded by the coding sequence ATGATACAAGATAAAATACAGCAAGCAGAGGTCGTAGCAATCGTAGGACCTACTGCTTCTGGTAAAACAGCACTAAGCATTGAGTTAGCGAAAAAATATAATGGCGAAATCATTAATGGTGACTCTATGCAAATCTATAAAGGTTTAGATATTGGTACAGCGAAAATTACTGAAGAAGAGATGGAAGGTGTGCCACATCATTTAATTAGCTTTAAAGAGCCAACGGAGCCTTTCTCAGTAGCTGACTATCAAAAATTAGTGCGAGCTAAGATTGCAGAAATTCAAGCAAGTGGCAAGCTACCGATTATTGTAGGTGGCTCAGGCTTATATGTACAGGCAGTGCTCTATGACTTTCAATTTACAGAGGAGCAGGTAGATGAGGTGGCACGGAAAGCCTATTATGAGGAACTTGAGAAATTAGGTCCAGAGGCTATGCATGCTAAGCTTAAAAAACTTGATCCACAAACAGCAGAAACAATTCATCCAAATAATACTCGTCGTGTCATACGCGCGTTAGAAATGATTGAACTTAGTGGCGTTTCAAAGGCAGCAGAAGCACAAAATCGTGGAGAAGTCCCACTTTACAATCATGTAATTTTAGGGCTAGGGCAAAATATGTCACGCGAAGAGCTCTATGATCGAATTAACCGCCGTGTCGATTTAATGATGGAAAAGGGGCTTTTGGAAGAAGTAAAGGGTTTATGGCAACAAAATATACGTGGTGTGCAATCAATCCAAGCAATCGGCTACAAGGAATTATATGACTACCTAGATGGCAAATGTTCTTTAGAAGAAGCCATTGACAGTTTGAAACAAAATTCTCGCCGCTATGCGAAAAGACAGCTAACATATTTCCGCAATAAAATGGATATATACTTCCTTAAAAATGACGAACAACTTTAA
- a CDS encoding rhodanese-like domain-containing protein — MKSMDTTQLLELLDANKDLYIIDVREDDEVAQGMIPGAQHIALGTIPDRLDELDSSKPYVIVCKAGARSANACGYLDAQGFDVTNLEGGMLAYDGELEFK; from the coding sequence ATGAAATCTATGGATACAACACAATTATTAGAACTATTAGATGCAAACAAAGACCTATACATTATTGATGTACGTGAAGATGATGAAGTGGCACAAGGCATGATTCCTGGTGCTCAGCATATTGCTCTTGGGACAATCCCTGATCGCTTAGACGAATTAGATTCTTCTAAGCCATACGTTATCGTTTGCAAGGCTGGCGCTCGTTCAGCAAATGCTTGTGGATATCTAGACGCTCAAGGCTTTGACGTAACAAACCTTGAAGGCGGCATGCTTGCTTATGATGGAGAGTTAGAATTTAAATAA
- a CDS encoding M56 family metallopeptidase, whose amino-acid sequence MSILNMSVDASLLLIIVILMRMLVRNKVPKQTFLILWGIVAFKLLIPYSFYSKLSIQPMLKNLFVTLTYSNDSESMHNTIEIAQTSNTFYHQLLLVMTSDFVQYIWACGGIVVLLFFIVAYVRFYKEFQTAIPVKNNEYLDQWLKDHKLKRTIQIAVSDRIKTPLTYGIFKPVILLPKSTNWEDATNIQFILTHELIHIKRFDVLWKVILTIMVALHWFNPLVWFMYFLVNRDIELSCDERVIRQFGDKAKSAYALSLINMADETYTVTPLCNHFSKNGIEERIVSIMTLKKKSVLGTVLACTLVIGGMTVFAATGQEPPTLKEGKERNAVIVTDASNSTTEPHVIATNKGKERNAVIVTDASNSTTEPHVIATNKGKERNAVIVTEASNSTTEPHVIATNKGKERNAVIVTEASNSTTEPHVIATNKGEK is encoded by the coding sequence ATGAGTATCCTCAACATGAGTGTAGACGCATCTCTCCTCCTCATCATTGTGATATTGATGAGGATGTTAGTAAGAAATAAAGTGCCAAAACAAACATTTTTAATTCTTTGGGGAATCGTTGCATTTAAACTACTCATCCCCTACTCTTTTTATTCAAAATTGAGCATACAGCCTATGCTGAAAAACTTATTTGTTACGCTCACTTACTCAAATGATTCGGAAAGTATGCACAATACAATCGAAATCGCACAAACATCAAACACGTTCTATCACCAGCTTTTGCTTGTGATGACAAGCGATTTCGTTCAGTACATTTGGGCATGTGGGGGTATCGTGGTTTTGCTATTCTTTATAGTGGCCTATGTTAGATTTTATAAAGAATTTCAAACAGCCATCCCAGTGAAGAATAATGAGTATCTAGATCAATGGCTAAAAGATCATAAGTTAAAAAGAACTATTCAAATTGCAGTATCAGATAGAATAAAAACCCCATTAACATATGGAATCTTTAAACCAGTCATCTTATTGCCGAAATCAACAAATTGGGAAGACGCTACAAATATTCAGTTTATTCTCACGCATGAATTAATTCATATTAAACGTTTTGACGTTTTGTGGAAAGTAATTTTAACGATTATGGTAGCTTTGCATTGGTTTAATCCATTAGTTTGGTTTATGTATTTTTTAGTAAACAGAGACATTGAATTGTCTTGCGACGAAAGGGTTATTAGACAGTTTGGAGATAAGGCAAAGTCAGCATATGCACTATCTCTCATCAATATGGCAGATGAAACCTATACGGTTACGCCGCTTTGTAATCATTTTAGTAAAAACGGGATTGAAGAAAGGATAGTGTCCATTATGACCTTAAAGAAAAAGTCGGTTTTAGGAACAGTATTAGCGTGTACATTAGTCATTGGAGGTATGACCGTCTTTGCGGCAACTGGCCAAGAGCCACCAACGCTGAAAGAAGGCAAAGAACGAAATGCAGTTATTGTTACTGATGCTTCAAATAGTACGACGGAACCACATGTAATCGCAACAAATAAAGGCAAAGAACGAAATGCAGTTATTGTTACTGATGCTTCAAATAGTACGACGGAACCACATGTAATTGCAACAAATAAAGGCAAAGAACGAAATGCAGTTATTGTTACCGAGGCTTCAAATAGTACGACGGAACCACATGTAATCGCAACAAATAAAGGCAAAGAACGAAATGCAGTTATTGTTACCGAGGCTTCAAATAGTACGACGGAACCACATGTAATCGCAACAAATAAAGGCGAAAAATGA
- the hfq gene encoding RNA chaperone Hfq, whose product MKSINLQDTFLNHLRKNSVFVTVFLLNGFQLKGTVKSYDNFTVLLVDVDSKQHLIYKHAISTFVPAKQVDFLETEE is encoded by the coding sequence ATGAAATCAATTAACTTGCAAGATACGTTCTTGAACCATCTACGTAAAAACAGTGTTTTTGTAACTGTGTTTCTGTTAAATGGATTCCAGTTAAAAGGGACTGTGAAATCCTATGATAATTTTACAGTGTTATTAGTAGATGTTGATAGCAAACAGCATCTTATTTACAAACACGCTATTTCTACATTTGTTCCAGCAAAGCAAGTCGATTTTTTAGAGACAGAAGAATAA
- a CDS encoding glycerol-3-phosphate dehydrogenase/oxidase, whose amino-acid sequence MFSFEHRPKIMHFLEQYSFDVLVIGGGITGAGIALDAASRGLSVALIEKQDFSAGTSSRSTKLIHGGLRYLKQFEVGVVAEVGREREIVYGNAVHVTTPEKMLLPLYKKGSLGPFTTSFALKVYDRLAGVKKHERRTMLNAQETAALEPLLNRDELIGGGYYVEYRTDDARLTIEVLKKAVEYGALCLNYAEMTEFLYQKKKLVGIKVKDHVSGKEIEVHAAQIVNATGPWVDEVRQKDKVADKKQLRLTKGVHIVLDQKDFPLRQAMYFDIVDGRMAFAIPRDGKTYIGTTDTVYEGDPVHPVATKEDVDYLIDAAKTVFPTANISRETIESSWAGVRPLIYEKGKDPSEISRKDEIWTAPSGLMTIAGGKLTGYRQMAETIVDKIVKTHNYKHAGPCITRELSLSGAKGINAINFPDYSTYKAREGVHYGLNYDEAKQLVQKYGTNVDALFNQVKYLHEHGSTMPLALHAMLLYGIEAEMVYTPSDFFIRRTGLLYFDIDAVKRYKQQVIQVMQHHFHYTESQRNTYIAQLEQAILDATSFV is encoded by the coding sequence ATGTTTTCATTTGAGCATCGTCCAAAAATTATGCATTTTTTAGAGCAATATAGTTTTGACGTATTAGTCATTGGTGGCGGGATTACTGGCGCTGGCATTGCGCTTGATGCTGCATCTAGAGGGTTATCAGTCGCTTTGATTGAGAAGCAGGATTTTTCTGCTGGCACATCAAGCCGTTCAACAAAGCTTATTCATGGTGGACTTCGTTATTTAAAGCAATTTGAAGTAGGTGTAGTAGCTGAGGTTGGTCGTGAGCGTGAAATTGTTTATGGCAATGCTGTTCACGTTACAACGCCTGAAAAAATGCTCTTACCATTATATAAAAAAGGCTCACTCGGACCATTTACAACATCATTTGCGTTGAAAGTATATGATCGATTAGCGGGTGTCAAAAAACATGAACGTAGAACAATGCTGAATGCTCAGGAAACGGCAGCACTAGAGCCTTTACTCAATCGAGATGAGCTTATCGGTGGTGGTTATTACGTTGAATATCGTACGGATGATGCCCGTCTGACAATAGAAGTGCTGAAAAAAGCAGTGGAATACGGGGCACTATGTCTAAATTATGCGGAAATGACAGAGTTTTTATATCAAAAGAAAAAGCTTGTAGGCATAAAAGTAAAGGATCATGTGTCAGGGAAAGAGATCGAAGTGCACGCTGCGCAAATCGTCAATGCTACTGGACCTTGGGTAGATGAGGTTCGTCAAAAGGATAAAGTAGCAGACAAAAAGCAATTACGTCTCACAAAAGGAGTTCATATCGTTCTTGATCAAAAGGATTTTCCATTAAGGCAAGCCATGTATTTTGATATTGTAGATGGGCGTATGGCCTTTGCAATTCCACGTGATGGCAAAACCTATATTGGAACAACAGATACGGTTTATGAGGGAGATCCTGTACATCCTGTCGCTACCAAAGAGGATGTTGATTATTTAATTGATGCTGCAAAAACTGTTTTTCCAACAGCAAATATTTCAAGAGAAACAATTGAATCGTCGTGGGCAGGCGTACGTCCACTTATTTATGAAAAAGGAAAGGATCCATCTGAAATTTCACGAAAAGATGAAATATGGACAGCTCCAAGTGGACTAATGACAATTGCAGGTGGCAAACTAACAGGCTACCGTCAAATGGCAGAAACAATCGTTGATAAAATTGTGAAAACACATAATTATAAGCACGCAGGTCCATGTATCACGCGCGAGTTATCACTTTCCGGGGCAAAAGGTATTAACGCTATCAATTTCCCTGATTATAGTACCTATAAAGCAAGAGAGGGCGTTCATTATGGCCTAAATTATGATGAAGCAAAACAGCTCGTACAAAAATATGGTACAAATGTAGATGCGTTATTTAACCAAGTGAAATATTTGCATGAGCATGGAAGTACGATGCCTCTTGCCTTACATGCAATGCTACTTTATGGTATAGAAGCAGAAATGGTGTACACACCAAGTGATTTCTTTATTCGTCGTACAGGCTTATTATACTTCGATATTGATGCGGTAAAACGTTATAAACAGCAGGTCATTCAAGTTATGCAACACCATTTTCACTATACAGAGTCACAAAGAAATACGTATATCGCTCAACTAGAGCAAGCTATTTTAGATGCAACAAGTTTTGTATAG
- a CDS encoding BlaI/MecI/CopY family transcriptional regulator, producing the protein MQVKLFDSELQVMNILWEEGDLTAKQLSQMLNERIGWNKNTTYTVIKKCIKKEAIERIEPNFICHPIIRKEQIQEQETTELIDKIFNGSKTLLFASLLDKKKMSASEIDKLKQIVKDLE; encoded by the coding sequence ATGCAAGTTAAATTGTTTGATTCGGAATTACAAGTCATGAATATTTTATGGGAAGAAGGCGATTTGACAGCTAAACAGCTCTCACAAATGTTAAACGAACGAATAGGGTGGAATAAAAATACCACCTATACCGTCATAAAAAAATGTATAAAAAAAGAGGCCATTGAAAGAATTGAACCTAACTTTATCTGTCATCCAATCATCAGAAAAGAACAGATACAAGAACAAGAAACGACGGAATTGATTGATAAAATATTTAATGGTTCTAAAACTTTACTATTCGCATCCCTACTAGACAAGAAAAAAATGTCCGCGAGTGAGATCGATAAATTAAAGCAAATTGTTAAAGATCTTGAATGA
- the mutS gene encoding DNA mismatch repair protein MutS, with protein sequence MTTYTPMMQQYLQVKEDYKDAFLFFRLGDFYEMFFEDAINASQILEITLTSRDAGAKERIPMCGVPHHSAKNYIETLVQKGYKVAVCEQTEDPKQAKGVVKREVVQLITPGTIMEGKSLDGKTNHFIGAVEQLDDTTFGYAYLDLSTGEAIASSIEGDGKALLMQMQAYGIRELIVTDSLQLMLAEHAVNASIVLSVEMDEMAMDKAASYLEAVPNELQAACLRLLTYIDKTQMRSLSHIQTFTYNEMKNYLRIDSSSKRNLELIQSIRGGDQKGTLLWLLDDTVTAMGGRKLKQWLHQPLATRSAIEARLAIVTDLLEEYFVRTELQDSLKQVYDLERLAGRVAFGNVGGRDLAQLRDSLRQVPAIQQQLLGVNKETLEKLGAALDTCADVEALLARAITDNPPITIKEGDVIRDGYNERLDELRYASRNGKDWIAQLEQEERTKTGIKNLKIGYNRIFGYYIEITKSNIHLADLTRYERKQTLANAERYITQELKEKEALILNAEEESLTLEYNLFVEIRDELKAFIPRVQALAASISELDVLLSFASVSEKYRFTKPEFHEGRALEIIEGRHPVVEKMLNKQMYVPNDCVLEKNNNMMLITGPNMSGKSTYMRQVALIVVMAQMGCYVPAEKARLPITDQIFTRIGAADDLAAGQSTFMVEMLESQHAIMHATKNSLMLFDEIGRGTSTYDGMSLAQSMMEYIHDKIGANTLFSTHYHELTALEKELSRLQNVHVSATEKNGTVVFLHKVKKGAADKSYGIHVAQLAQLPEEILTRAQVLLENFEAGKVVAVSEEVAEQPVQMSLFTEEESISPSEAEVLKNLEKVNILGTSPMQAMNILYELQQQLLNAKK encoded by the coding sequence ATGACTACTTATACACCAATGATGCAACAGTATTTGCAGGTAAAAGAAGATTACAAGGATGCCTTTTTATTTTTTAGATTAGGCGACTTTTACGAGATGTTTTTTGAGGACGCAATTAATGCTTCACAAATTTTAGAAATAACATTAACGAGCCGGGATGCAGGCGCAAAAGAGCGTATTCCAATGTGTGGTGTGCCTCATCATTCGGCGAAAAATTATATTGAAACACTTGTGCAAAAGGGCTATAAGGTTGCAGTTTGTGAGCAAACAGAAGATCCGAAGCAAGCAAAGGGTGTAGTAAAGCGTGAAGTCGTACAGCTTATTACACCAGGTACGATTATGGAAGGGAAGTCGCTTGATGGTAAAACCAATCATTTTATTGGTGCTGTGGAGCAACTTGATGATACGACATTTGGCTACGCTTATTTAGATTTATCTACAGGTGAAGCTATAGCCTCCTCAATTGAGGGCGATGGTAAGGCACTATTAATGCAAATGCAAGCCTATGGTATTCGTGAACTGATTGTAACGGATAGTTTACAGCTAATGTTAGCGGAGCATGCAGTCAATGCTAGTATCGTACTTTCTGTTGAAATGGATGAAATGGCAATGGACAAGGCGGCAAGCTATTTAGAAGCAGTGCCAAATGAGTTACAAGCTGCTTGCCTTCGTTTGCTTACTTATATCGATAAAACACAAATGCGCTCTTTATCTCATATTCAAACATTTACGTACAATGAAATGAAAAATTATTTACGCATTGACTCTAGCTCAAAGCGTAATTTAGAGCTTATTCAATCCATACGCGGTGGCGATCAAAAAGGTACCCTCTTATGGCTATTAGATGACACAGTGACAGCAATGGGTGGGCGAAAGTTAAAACAGTGGCTACATCAGCCTCTTGCAACACGCTCTGCCATTGAAGCAAGACTAGCAATCGTGACAGATTTATTGGAGGAGTATTTTGTAAGAACAGAGCTGCAAGACTCTTTAAAACAAGTTTATGATTTAGAGCGTTTAGCTGGGCGAGTAGCTTTCGGTAATGTAGGCGGACGTGATTTAGCGCAGCTACGTGATTCGTTACGTCAGGTGCCTGCAATTCAGCAACAATTACTCGGTGTCAATAAAGAAACATTAGAAAAGCTTGGTGCAGCACTGGATACATGTGCGGATGTAGAGGCGCTATTAGCCCGTGCTATTACAGACAATCCACCAATTACGATTAAAGAGGGCGACGTCATACGTGATGGCTATAATGAGCGATTAGATGAGCTACGCTATGCCTCTCGAAATGGGAAGGATTGGATCGCGCAGCTAGAGCAAGAAGAACGGACGAAAACGGGCATTAAAAACTTAAAAATAGGCTATAATCGAATTTTCGGCTATTATATTGAAATTACAAAATCGAACATCCATCTAGCTGATTTAACACGCTATGAACGTAAGCAAACTTTGGCGAATGCCGAGCGTTATATTACACAGGAGCTTAAGGAAAAAGAAGCATTAATTTTAAATGCTGAAGAAGAAAGTTTAACGTTAGAGTACAACTTGTTTGTAGAAATACGCGATGAGTTAAAGGCATTTATTCCACGTGTACAGGCGTTAGCGGCAAGTATTAGTGAGTTAGATGTGCTGCTAAGCTTTGCGAGCGTTTCAGAGAAATATCGTTTTACGAAGCCTGAATTTCATGAAGGTCGTGCCCTTGAAATTATTGAGGGGCGCCATCCGGTTGTAGAAAAGATGCTCAATAAGCAAATGTATGTGCCGAACGATTGTGTACTTGAGAAAAATAACAATATGATGCTTATTACAGGACCGAATATGTCTGGTAAAAGTACGTATATGCGCCAGGTTGCACTGATCGTTGTCATGGCACAAATGGGCTGTTATGTGCCTGCTGAAAAGGCTAGATTACCAATTACAGATCAGATCTTTACACGTATTGGTGCAGCAGATGATTTAGCTGCTGGACAATCAACGTTTATGGTGGAGATGTTAGAATCTCAGCACGCTATTATGCATGCTACGAAAAATAGTTTGATGTTGTTTGACGAAATTGGTCGTGGGACATCAACTTATGATGGTATGAGTCTTGCTCAATCGATGATGGAATATATCCATGATAAAATAGGGGCAAATACGCTATTTTCAACTCATTATCATGAATTAACAGCACTTGAAAAAGAACTTTCTCGACTGCAAAATGTACACGTATCTGCTACCGAAAAAAATGGCACAGTTGTCTTTTTACACAAGGTGAAAAAGGGAGCTGCCGATAAATCTTACGGAATTCATGTAGCACAGCTTGCACAATTGCCAGAGGAGATTTTAACAAGAGCACAAGTTCTGCTTGAAAACTTCGAGGCTGGCAAGGTAGTTGCGGTGTCAGAGGAGGTTGCTGAGCAGCCAGTGCAAATGTCACTATTTACAGAGGAAGAATCAATCTCTCCATCAGAGGCAGAGGTGCTTAAAAACTTAGAAAAAGTAAATATTCTTGGGACTTCACCAATGCAAGCGATGAATATTTTATACGAATTACAACAGCAGCTATTAAACGCAAAAAAGTAA
- the mutL gene encoding DNA mismatch repair endonuclease MutL, with protein sequence MGKIQIMDEWLSNKIAAGEVVERPASVVKELVENAIDAGSTSIDVFLLEAGLTSIQVIDNGSGMDDEDALISYSRHATSKIHQEHDLFRIRTLGFRGEALASIASVSKMTLITSNGESGTYLELEGGHVATHKPGPLRKGTDITVAQLFFNTPARLKYMKTIQTELGHTIDLMNRLALGNPQIAFRLLHNGQQLLQTNGRGDVQQVLAAIYGVHNAKKMVSFNGESHDYKISGFVSLPEVTRASKNYMSLFVNGRWVKHYLVQKAIVDAYHTYLPIERFPIVALFIEGDPYLTDVNVHPAKHQIRLSKELELLKLIEETIREQIRNIIRVPQMEKKEKVPKPTTEQLNIWKPAPKLDVGKMNAIVEKLYDVQTVQEQSKLDPIVPEHVPTVIEDSWQPTPVMEVNRPEEEVTLEEPMEVLEDEPKKEPFPALEVVGQIHGTYIVAQMEDGFYLIDQHAAQERIKYEFFREKVGQVNPNERQTLLLPLTFHYAADEALILRENRQELEAVGVFLEEFGQSSFVVREHPSWFPKGEEQEIIEDLIEQVLTTKKADVKKLREAAAIMMSCKKSIKANYYLTKEQMETLLQDLRNADNPFTCPHGRPVLIHFTTYEVEKMFKRVM encoded by the coding sequence ATGGGAAAAATACAAATTATGGACGAGTGGCTGTCCAATAAAATTGCTGCAGGGGAAGTAGTTGAAAGGCCAGCCTCTGTAGTTAAAGAGCTTGTTGAAAATGCCATTGATGCCGGAAGTACGTCCATTGATGTTTTTTTACTAGAAGCGGGTCTCACTTCAATTCAGGTAATTGATAATGGTAGTGGCATGGATGATGAGGATGCACTAATATCATACTCTCGCCATGCAACAAGTAAAATCCATCAGGAGCATGATTTATTTCGAATTCGTACACTTGGCTTCCGCGGTGAGGCATTAGCTTCTATTGCATCGGTGTCTAAAATGACACTCATTACGTCAAATGGGGAATCAGGTACTTATTTAGAGCTTGAAGGTGGCCACGTCGCTACACATAAACCTGGGCCTTTGCGTAAAGGAACAGATATTACAGTGGCACAGTTATTTTTCAATACACCTGCACGTTTAAAATATATGAAAACAATACAGACCGAGCTTGGGCACACAATTGACCTAATGAACCGTCTTGCGCTTGGAAATCCACAAATTGCGTTTAGATTGCTACATAACGGTCAGCAATTGTTACAAACCAATGGACGGGGTGACGTGCAGCAAGTACTAGCCGCCATTTACGGTGTGCATAATGCCAAGAAAATGGTGTCCTTCAATGGTGAGTCACACGATTACAAAATTTCTGGCTTCGTGTCACTACCAGAGGTTACTCGTGCCTCGAAAAACTATATGTCGTTGTTTGTTAATGGTCGGTGGGTAAAGCATTATTTGGTACAAAAAGCGATTGTAGATGCTTATCATACGTATTTACCAATTGAGCGTTTTCCGATTGTGGCACTCTTTATAGAGGGTGATCCTTATTTAACAGATGTCAACGTTCATCCTGCTAAGCATCAAATACGTTTAAGTAAAGAACTAGAGCTTCTTAAACTAATTGAGGAAACAATACGGGAGCAAATACGCAATATTATTCGAGTGCCGCAAATGGAAAAGAAGGAAAAAGTTCCAAAGCCTACAACCGAGCAGTTAAATATATGGAAGCCGGCACCAAAGCTTGATGTGGGGAAAATGAATGCCATTGTAGAAAAGCTTTATGATGTGCAAACTGTTCAGGAACAAAGCAAATTAGATCCTATAGTACCAGAGCACGTCCCTACTGTTATTGAAGATAGCTGGCAACCTACACCAGTGATGGAAGTGAATCGTCCTGAAGAAGAAGTGACACTAGAAGAGCCAATGGAAGTTTTGGAGGATGAGCCTAAGAAAGAACCATTCCCTGCTCTTGAAGTAGTTGGGCAAATTCACGGTACGTACATTGTTGCACAGATGGAGGATGGCTTTTATTTAATCGATCAGCACGCGGCTCAGGAGCGTATTAAATATGAATTTTTCCGTGAAAAGGTCGGTCAGGTGAACCCGAATGAACGTCAGACTTTATTGCTTCCATTGACTTTCCATTATGCAGCTGATGAGGCGCTTATTTTAAGAGAAAATAGGCAGGAGTTAGAAGCTGTCGGTGTATTTTTAGAGGAGTTTGGACAATCATCATTTGTCGTGAGAGAGCATCCTAGCTGGTTTCCTAAAGGAGAAGAACAAGAAATTATTGAGGACTTAATTGAACAGGTGCTGACAACTAAAAAAGCAGACGTCAAAAAATTACGTGAGGCGGCAGCCATTATGATGAGCTGTAAAAAATCGATAAAGGCCAATTATTATTTAACGAAAGAGCAAATGGAAACGTTATTACAAGATTTACGTAATGCTGATAATCCATTTACATGCCCACACGGACGTCCAGTACTTATTCATTTTACAACTTATGAAGTGGAAAAAATGTTTAAACGGGTAATGTAG
- a CDS encoding alpha/beta fold hydrolase has protein sequence MERYIEMSDGHFLFTRTFKPSNPCIGHIHILHGMAEHSGRYVKLARTLNEAGYAVTMHDHRGHGETAAYNGTLGFFAEQNGFDRVVEDAHEVVTSLHAQFADVPLILFGHSMGSFITRRYIQLYSDHVDNAILCGTGNVTALHTMGNFVAKALAKQFGKETQSKILNKLSFGSFNKQFPSSKTAYDWLCSAEDEVQKYIDDPYCGFIPTNQFFVDLTSGFMSLNRKKEIAKIKQELPILLISGSKDPVGEQGQGIYAVAEQFAAAGIQDVTVYLFEDKRHEILNEDNQEAVYQVLLRWLEKYDTR, from the coding sequence ATGGAGCGCTATATTGAAATGTCAGATGGTCATTTTCTGTTTACTCGAACATTCAAGCCGTCGAATCCTTGTATTGGTCATATTCATATTTTACATGGTATGGCGGAGCATAGTGGACGTTATGTAAAATTGGCTCGTACTCTAAATGAAGCTGGCTATGCGGTGACAATGCATGATCACCGAGGGCATGGAGAAACGGCTGCCTATAATGGCACACTAGGTTTTTTTGCTGAACAAAATGGGTTTGACCGTGTAGTAGAGGATGCTCATGAAGTCGTTACGTCTTTACATGCACAGTTTGCAGATGTGCCTTTGATTTTATTTGGTCATAGTATGGGGTCGTTCATTACTAGAAGATATATACAGTTGTATAGCGATCATGTAGATAATGCGATTCTTTGTGGAACCGGGAATGTGACAGCATTGCATACGATGGGAAATTTTGTAGCAAAAGCATTGGCCAAGCAATTTGGTAAAGAGACACAGAGCAAAATATTAAATAAGCTTAGCTTTGGTAGTTTTAATAAGCAGTTCCCAAGTTCGAAGACTGCGTATGACTGGTTATGTTCGGCAGAGGACGAGGTCCAAAAATATATAGATGATCCGTATTGCGGCTTTATACCAACAAATCAATTTTTTGTGGATTTAACATCTGGTTTTATGTCGTTAAATCGTAAAAAAGAGATAGCTAAAATAAAGCAAGAGTTACCGATATTATTGATAAGTGGTAGCAAGGATCCAGTTGGAGAACAAGGTCAAGGCATATATGCTGTGGCAGAACAATTTGCAGCAGCAGGCATACAGGATGTGACGGTTTACTTATTTGAGGATAAACGTCATGAAATCTTGAACGAGGATAATCAAGAGGCAGTCTATCAAGTTTTATTACGGTGGTTAGAAAAATATGATACAAGATAA
- a CDS encoding HEAT repeat domain-containing protein, producing MKQFETALPEQYEKLKKQANYTSSWRERLDAVEMLSAYQHDKIIDLLKNRMQHDTVNKVQLAAYEALVAFGEDVEKPSPARFDIIKGTDKIFLRVKKSLPKDHTVADFADKLKRMRLDVFDAYEGDKGVQFMNWLEERWAKL from the coding sequence TTGAAACAGTTTGAAACAGCATTACCTGAGCAGTATGAAAAATTAAAAAAACAGGCCAATTATACGTCTAGCTGGCGAGAGCGTTTAGACGCAGTCGAAATGTTATCGGCTTATCAACATGACAAAATCATAGATTTATTAAAAAATCGTATGCAGCATGATACTGTCAACAAGGTGCAATTAGCAGCCTATGAAGCACTCGTGGCGTTTGGTGAGGATGTAGAGAAGCCATCACCTGCACGTTTTGATATTATCAAAGGCACAGACAAAATTTTCCTGAGGGTGAAAAAGAGCTTGCCAAAGGACCATACAGTGGCAGACTTTGCGGATAAACTAAAACGTATGCGTTTAGATGTCTTTGATGCGTATGAAGGCGACAAAGGTGTACAATTTATGAACTGGTTAGAGGAACGTTGGGCAAAACTATAA